Sequence from the Mangifera indica cultivar Alphonso unplaced genomic scaffold, CATAS_Mindica_2.1 Un_0191, whole genome shotgun sequence genome:
GTATTAGAATACCCATTTAAGGTGGAGATTGTTAGAAGTGTAACTCATATGTTCTAAGATTACTTAATCACCTAAAGATCCCAAAACAATAGAAGAAACATTGCATGATGAAGGAGCGAACATTCCATATCATGTAATATAGAATGAGACCGTTTAAAGCTAAAAAATGGATGTTTCAAGTGTTATAATAGATCAGGATAAGAGCATTCCACAAAATTATTGTTGGTCATATTAGAAGGTCTGTAGTCGTTCTATAACAACAAAACCTATTTCAATTATCGTTCCAAGTGTGTCTATAGCATCTAAATTGTCGGAAGCTGAACCAGAAGACAAATAGGGCAATTCACTCGGAAAATGACCAAGATTAAAGAGTAGAAAGGGTGATCCATCGAAGGAATGATTATCCCATTGGGGGTGAAGAATTTTAGTTGGGACAATATTGTATTTTGGGTTACTTAAGTTACCAGTCATATAAGGAAAACCTTAATAGATAATGTGCATATTTTGTACATATTTccttcataataaaaataagaatggCTGCTCCGTATATGTAGGCATATTGTCAAACTACGCAAATTTATGTCCCGGGTGATTactttattgttttgattttctctttgctTGTTGTGTAAGTCAATTCAATAtctttgccaaaaaaaaaagaaagggaaaacaatATTTATCCCCTGATATAAGAGCATTCGAGATGCTTATAATGGACTGTGAATCTCTTTTTCAGaaggaataaagaaataatgtttgtcttattatagaataaattatgatatagGCAATCACTTTcgtgataaaataaaactactgtTGTGACCATGAAATCGGATATTTCATTCTAAAATTGCAAATAGACATCTCAGTAgcacaaaattataatacatataaagaatTTGGGTCAGTGACATATTGTCATAatactttcttttcttctctaagAATTTTCATACAGGTGTACAGAGGCAATATTGGACGGTGCATAGGTAATGTTATCTGGAAGTAGGAGATAAGAGAATCTCAATTATCGTTTTGAAAAGTAAAGCGAACAGGTTctcatgaaaaaacaaaaatggaaaaatgtaattaatttgatcATCTCAGCCTATAAATTCTAGGTCTGCATGGCAAACGAGCATCATCAGCAAGATTTACTTGGAATTTTGAAGAGAAAAGTGATCAGGAGATGGCTTCAGCTCAAGTTCAGCTCCCACACAACCTCCATGCCATTCTGAAAGAAGGAGACTCCCAGATTGACGCCTCCTGCAACAATCTGATCGAAAACCTCCAGGCTGGAATCTTCTTGAACCAAAACAAACTGGCAAGTAGCATcttcaatatcatttttatatatatttgtaccaattaatttcaatactaataatcaattaattgatGTTTTTACTGCAGAAGTTTGGGGTTGACAGGCTTTTGTGGGCTAACGCCTTCGACATTCATGCAAGGGGTCTCGCAATCACTTGGGGAGAAGATACACGCTACTGGAGTTGGACTTATAAGCAAGACACACAAGGgtatttatatatcttatatataagTGTTGGTTATCTACTTTATTTTAGTTCAAGGAAGATTaactaatgaaataaattttactttagCAGTTGTAATTGTGTTCAAGTTGAGGTGGCTGAATTATTGAAGGTCTGTTGGTTAGACGTAATAGGGAAATTCCCTGCCAAAAACCTCACTCCAGGGATGGTTTACCAAGTTTCGTTTGTGTTGATGATGAAGGACGGAGAATATGGATTTGCAAATCATCCAGTGAACTTTAAACTCGCCATTCCCAGTTACCATGAGACTATTGAACGCAAAGAGGATCTGAGTACGTTGCCTAAAAACAAATGGACAAAGGTCCGAGTTGGCGAGTTCATTACATCTTGCAATATGACTGG
This genomic interval carries:
- the LOC123208256 gene encoding protein PHLOEM PROTEIN 2-LIKE A1-like isoform X1, with the protein product MASAQVQLPHNLHAILKEGDSQIDASCNNLIENLQAGIFLNQNKLKFGVDRLLWANAFDIHARGLAITWGEDTRYWSWTYKQDTQGSCNCVQVEVAELLKVCWLDVIGKFPAKNLTPGMVYQVSFVLMMKDGEYGFANHPVNFKLAIPSYHETIERKEDLSTLPKNKWTKVRVGEFITSCNMTGNLEISMFEHNSQWKSGMIVNKIEIRPVRRQCQN
- the LOC123208256 gene encoding protein PHLOEM PROTEIN 2-LIKE A1-like isoform X2, which produces MASAQVQLPHNLHAILKEGDSQIDASCNNLIENLQAGIFLNQNKLKFGVDRLLWANAFDIHARGLAITWGEDTRYWSWTYKQDTQGCNCVQVEVAELLKVCWLDVIGKFPAKNLTPGMVYQVSFVLMMKDGEYGFANHPVNFKLAIPSYHETIERKEDLSTLPKNKWTKVRVGEFITSCNMTGNLEISMFEHNSQWKSGMIVNKIEIRPVRRQCQN